The window TCATTCAGGTCCTGTTTCACTGGGTTCTTGCCGAACACCAACGGGTCGGGAACCCAGGAGAGCTTGTTCCCACGGGCGGCGCGCGTGTTCGGAGCAAGGGCGATGACGATGCCGCCGTTGGCAGCGAACTTGCGGATGCGGTCTTCGTTGGCTCGTGTGAGCCCCGGACCCCCGGTCACGCGTGCGCCATAGCCAACCCAAAGAATGTCGAGCTTCTCAAGGCGTTCCAGCCTCTGCTCGCGGAGTCGTCGGAAGAGAAGCCGATGCCCCAAGATGAACTTGCGTTCGCTCAGTGCGAGGTATTCCTCATCTCTGGGGCGAGTACTGACGACTCCGATGCGGATCGGCATCTGCCGTGGAACCGGGACGGCTCGCCACTCGCGGCGGTGGCGCACGATCGGGAAGAAGAGGACGCGCGACATCGGCGACACGGCGCGACGTTCCTCTCTGAGCCGCGCGATGAGAGCGATCTGCGCCGCCGCCAACCTGCCCTTCATCGGCGGCAACCAACCACGGAACGTGCGTCGAATCGGACGCAGTCTGTCGTCCGTCGTGGCGAACTGGTCCTCCGTCTGCCACCGCTTCGAGTAGAACGACGTGATTTCCACCGTATCGACGCGCGCCTTGCTCAGGTTCGTGATGTAGCCGCGATAGAGGTGCAGCCCTCGGACTCGCGTTCCCTCTTTGTCCTGGAAGTCGAACCGAGCGGCGCTGTGCCAGAGCGCTTCCGTCAGCGTGTCGATGGACACCAACTGCGGATCGAACTTCTCGGCGCGGTATTGGACGACGTTGTCGCTGTAACGGATGATCACATCCGCCGTGCGAACCGTCTCGAATTCCATTTCGACGGTGTTGTAGTACTCCGCGTGCATCGGGATGGAGTAGCGCACCTCATCGAGGAGCCCGCCCGCGACGTTGCGTTCCTCCCGCGTGCGGTCGGGATGGAACATGACGGGCCACTCGACGCGGGAGTACGGCTGGATCACCAGGTTGATGTCGCGCCGTTCCTGGTTCCCGACGACGACGCCGTGGATCTCCTTGCCGTCGCGGTAGGACACATGCCTGAGCGTCACGGGGTACGCGACTCGGCTCTCGATGGTGTACGTATCGCCCTGGCGCGTGAACCGGAACCCCTTGTCGCTCCCGACCCAGGTTCCCATGTCCTTGTGAACGTTGATCTTGGACATCTCGTGGAACTTGACGTCCAAGAGGTGGTAGAAGCCGTCCAGCGTGTAGTCGGCGAGGATGCACTCGTAGTCGACGCCGCCGACCTTGGCGATGACGCGCGTTCCGATGAGCCGGTCGATCAGCAGCCGGTAGGAAGCTCCTGTTGCCATGCTCGCGCCGGCGAACTCCTCCGCTTGGGCTTCCGCAAGCTGCGTGATCTCAGCCCCGCCGACGAACCCGCCGAACCGTTTGCGTAGGCGCTGCCCAATGGCGCGGTCGTAGATCTGCTTAAGCGTCGTGTTGAACTGCCGACCCAGTGATTGGAGGCGACGCAGTATTTTTGCCAGAAACGTCGGGTGGTACAGCCGTTCCGCGTAGGCTTGCCGCTCGCCAGACTCCTTTGCCGTCATCTCGTCGTGGTAACGGAGCATGGCGTAGAGCTTCTGGAACTCCGTCTCCGGGAAGAGCCTGCCGGCGTCTTTCCCTTCCACGTCCGTCTTCTCCGACGCGATCTCGACATCCTTGAGGATCAGCCGGAGAATCCCCGTGTACCGGCTTCCCTCGTGCAGAAGGACGACATACTTGCCGCGCGTCCGGCGAAGGATGCGGTCCCGCTTGAGCGCGTTGACGATTGTCGTCAGCGCCGTGATGACGACCGTGATGGCGATGAAGATCCAGAGCGGATTGGTCGGCTTGCCCTCTTCCTCGACCTTCAGGACGTCGAGGAGCTTCCGGGGCGACGGTGGCGTGGTGGGCGTGTCGGGAGGGCTCTGCGCCAGCGTCGGCAGAACAACGAGAACGCACAGAGCCACCACGCACAGGGCGGCGGTCGTCCACCAACGCCATCGGCGGGAGGAACGACTCCGGGTCGCGTGATCGGCTTCGGGCTCGCGGTTCATGGGACGTCTACCAGGCATCGTCGAACTCGCCTCCGCATTTGCGGCAGACGAGGTAGAACTGGATCTCGGGTCGCAAGGCATACTGCTTGAGGAGCTCCGCCGCCTTTGGGGGCAGATCGTCGCCGCACTTGGCGCACTTGTAGAGCGATCCCGACGGCGGCGGAACGCGCCTCATGTCGTCGAGCATCGACGCCCAATGCTCGTACTCCCATGGGATGGAGTGCCCCACCTCGCGGGAGATGGTCTCTGCCCACTTGATGAGCTGCTGGCACTCCGGCAGCGTCTTCTCCGCGAGAGGCGGCTGATACTGGTTCACCTCGTTCGTGAGCTGTGCATCGGTCATCCCGCTATCGACGAAGCAGTCTCGGATGCCCACCTTCCACAGGTCTAGCGAGAGAAACATCGCCCGCAGCGAGCCGTCCGGGTTCTTTCGGGAGACCACAGCGACAGCGACGCCGCTCTGCGGCAGGTAGCTCGCGAAGCACTTGTGCAGCGGCAGATGCGGCGGTTGTCGTATCCCCGACGTGACGATCCTCGGCGCGAAGTACGGACATCGTGCATCGCAGCCCTGAACCTTGCCGCGACTCTCGCGACAAGTCATCGGGGCGATGATGCCGCCGTATGCGGGACACATGCGCTTGCCGTTCGGCAAGCCCGTGACCTTGTCGCGACTGCGGTAGGGCCGCCTTGTCCTAGGGCGTTGGTCGAGAGGGCGGGGCCATTTGTCGTACATCGATCCGGCGCGCTAGGTCTGGGGGTTCGACTTGCCTACGAGCGACGACAAGTACTGCGCGATCTTGTCGGTGACCGTCTGGGCGTCCACGTCGGCGAAGTTGAAGAGCTCCTTCAGCACTGGAGTAATAACGCCCGTATCGAGGATGGCGTTGGCGACTCGACCCATGTTGCTCCGGTCGGTCGGGCCCTGTCCGCCGGTTCCGCCCATGTCGAGAACCTTGATGCTCTGGATCCGTTCGACCGGCTTCATCAACTGCTCCGCCAAGCGCGGCGACTGGCTGATGAGCTCCATGACAGCCTCTTGGACGAGGACGCGCTGTTCAGCGGAGTTCCGAGCCTGCAAGTGCGCCATCTCTCCTTCTGCCTTGGCGCGAGCCTCGGCGAGGATGGCGTCGGCGATGCGCTCGATAGGCTGAGCCTGTCCTTCGGCGTTGATGACAGCCACTTCGCGCTGCCACTCGGCTTCGCGCGTCCGCTGAACCGCCGTAACGTTGACCTGGGCTTCCATCTTCTGCGCGGCGGCTTCCAATCGGTCGCGCTCTGCAAGTTCCGTCACACGCTGCTTGCCCTGAACCGCGATCTTCCGATCCTCGTCGGTCAGCGTGACGACGAGTTCCTGCCCGATTCGTGCCTGCTCGACGACCAACGTCCGTTGGATGTCCGCCTGCTGCACCTGCCGCGTCTGGTCGATCTGAGCCGTCTCCACGATCAGGTTCTTGTCGATCTCGCGCGTCTGGACGAGACGTTCCTGGTCGATGCGAGCCGTCTCGGTGGCGAGGGTTCGCTCGACATCGCGGACCTGAACGCCCTCTTGCTGGGCGATCTGAGCGATCTGGATTCCCAACTCCCGTTCGATGTCCCGTTCCTTGACCGCCTGCTCCTGGCTGATCCGAGCCGTCTCGACGCGTAACGTCCGCTCGATCTCGGCTTCCTGCACCTGTCGCGTCTGATCGATCTGCGCCGTTTCGACGATCAGGTTCTTGTCGATCTCGCGCGTCTGGACGAGGCGCTCCTGGTCGATGCGAGCCGTCTCTGTCGCCAACGTGCGCTCGACATCGCGCACCTGAACGCCCTCTTGCTGGGCGATCTGAGCGATCTGGATGCCCAACTCCCGTTCGATATCCCGTTCCTTGACCGCCTGCTCCTGGGAGATGCGCGCCGTCTCGACGCGTAAGGTCCGCTCGATCTCGGCTTCCTGCACCTGCCGCGTCTGGTCGATCTGCGCCGTCTCGACGATCAGGTTCTTGTCGATCTCGCGCGTCTGGACGAGGCGTTCTTGGTCGATGCGAGCGGTCTCCGTCGCCAGCGTCCGCTCGACATCGCGCACCTGGACACCTTCCTGCTGGGCGATCTGAGCGATCTGGATGCCCAACTCACGCTCGATATCCCGTTCCTTGACCGCCTGCTCCTGGCTGATCCGAGCCGTCTCGACGCGTAAGGTCCGCTCGATCTCGGCTTCCTGCACCTGCCGGGTCTGGTCGATCTGAGCCGTCTCCACGATCAGGTTCTTGTCGATCTCGCGCGTCTGGACGAGACGTTCCTGGTCGATGCGAGCCGTCTCGGTGGCGAGGGTTCGCTCGACGTCTCGGACCTGGACGCCTTCCTGCTGGGCGATCTGAGCGATCTGGATTCCCAACTCACGCTCGATGTCCCGTTCCTTGACCGCCTGCTCCTGGGAGATGCGCGCCGTCTCGACGCGTAAGGTCCGCTCGATCTCGGCTTCCTGGACTTGCCGCGTCTGGTCGATCTGAGCCGTCTCGACGATCAGGTTCTTGTCGATCTCGCGCGTCTGGACGAGGCGTTCTTGGTCGATGCGAGTGGTCTCCGTCGCCAGCGTCCGCTCGACATCGCGCACCTGGACGCCCTCCTGCTGGGCGATCTGAGCGATCTGGATGCCCAACTCCCGTTCGATATCCCGTTCCTTGACCGTCTGCTCCTGCGAGATGCGCGCCGTCTCGACGCGTAAGGTCCGCTCGATCTCGGCTTCCTGGACTTGCCGCGTCTGGTCGATCTGCGCCGTCTCGACGATCAGGTTCTTGTCGATCTCGCGCGTCTGGACGAGCCGTTCCTGGTCGATGCGAGCCGTCTCGGTGGCTAGGGTTCGCTCGACATCGCGCACCTGGACGCCCTCCTGCTGGGCGATCTGAGCGATCTGGATGCCCAACTCGCGCTCGATGTCCCGTTCCTTGACCGCCTGCTCCTGGCTGATCCGAGCCGTCTCGACGCGTAAGGTCCGCTCGATCTCGGCTTCCTGCACCTGCCGGGTCTGGTCGATCTGCGCCGTCTCGACGATCAGGTTCTTGTCGATCTCGCGCGTCTGGACGAGCCGTTCCTGGTCGATGCGAGCCGTCTCGGTGGCTAGGGTTCGCTCGACATCGCGCACCTGGACAGCCTCTTGCTGGATGATGCGAGCGGTCTCGACGCCCAAATCGCGCTCGATCTCGCGTTCCTGAACGACCTGCTCCTGACGCACGCGCGCCGTCTCGATCCGCAGCATCCGCTCGATCTCGGCTTCTTGGATACGCCGCGACTGATCGACCTGCGCGAGTTCGACGTTCAGGTTCTTCTCGATCTCGCGTTCCTGGACGACCTGCTCCTGGCGGATCCGTGCCGATTCGACGCCCAGCAGCTTCTCAATCTCCCGCTCCTGAACGCCCTGTTCTTGGGAAATCTTCGCTCGCTCGATCTGCAGCTTAGTGGCGAACTCCACTTCCTGAATCCGCTGATCCTGCTCGTATTGGAAGGTCAGCGTGTCCGCTTCGCGCTCGGCGGCGTACGTCGCGATGTTCTTCGACTGGTCGGCTTCCGCCCACGCCAGGTCTTGGTTCAGCTTGAGCTTCTGGGTCTTAGTATCGACCGTGATCTTCGTGATGGCGACGTCCGTGTCGAGCTTGATCTGCTCGGTCTTCCGGCGCATCTCCTGCGTGATCTCGGTGATCTTCCGAATACCTTTGGCGTCGAACTGGTTATCGGCGTTCATCGTCGTCAGAGGGGACTGATCGACGCGGATCAGCGACACGGTCTCGAGCGTCAAGCCGTTCTCTTCGAGGTCTGCGCGAACCGACTGCTGCACCGATTCCGCGAACTCCGCGCGCTTCTGGAGCAGGTCCTGCAACTCCTTCTCCGCAGCGACGATACGGAGAGCGCCTTCGAGCTTGGATTCCAGAAGCTCGGTGAGCTCCTCGGCGGTCATCGTTCGTTCGCCGAGGCTCTGGGCAGCTCGGAGGACGCGATCCTGGACGGGCTCGACGCGGACGAAGAACGCCGCTTCGATGTCGGCTCGCAGGAAGTCGTTTGTGATGAGGGCGTCAGCGCCTTCACGAATGATGTCGAGGCGCACCGTGTCGAGGAAGATCTCGCGGACCTCGTGGATGATCGTATTGATCCACAATCCGCCGCTGATCGTAATCTTTGCCTGCCGGCCGCCGGTGCGGACCAGCGCCTGATCGGCTCGCGGCTTGCGATAACGGTAGACGGCGGCGACGAAGCCGGTCACGGGCAGGAGTACGATGATCGCAGCGCGGAGCAGCCAGCTCAGCGTCTCATTGAGCAGTGCCTCGCTGGGGATCTGCGCGCCGAGCAGGATGGACAGCGCGGCGGTGATCAATACCACGGCGATGGCGACTAGAAGCCGCATCCAGAGTCTCCTGCAGTGCGACCGCTCTGCGCTCGGACCGTTATCCTACCATGCGCTGTCGCCCGCGCAACGGCTGGCGCGGCGACGATGCCCAAGCCAAGCTCGCCAAGTAGCACAGTGCGTTCGCCATGAGAGGACGCGCCGCCTCGGCGGCACGCGCGTCCCGCGTGTCGATGGCGAAGAGCACGTAGAAGCCGTTCCCCCAGGGCAGCAATGCCGCGATGGGTTCCTGGTTGTCGTCGCGACGGGCGAGGATGACGTACGTGGGGTCCGTCGTGACCCAGTGGTCGTCGGTGACGATCGTGTCCAGGTTGACGCGGTGGGGCCACGTGAACAAGCCGGTCCGACGCCCCTCGCGGGTCATCCACACTTTCACGTCCGCCGAGTTGACGACCCGCGCCGGGTGACGTTCGACCGGCAGCCAGCCGCCTTTCCACTGCGCGTCCTGCTCGCCCTCCGGGATGAAGATGCGGTCGTCGGCGCTGGACGCCCACAGAATGCCCCCCGCCTTGACCCACTCCTTGATGGCGTACTCGTCGGCGGGCGTCAGGAAATAGCCGAGGTCGTGTCCGGGCGCGTTCCAGGTGAACCAGATGATGTCGAACTCCGAAAGGCGCTGGGCGATCCTCGAGAACGGGTGCGCCTCCGGGCTTCCGTAGTTGTCGAGGTTGTGGTTGATCCGAACGTGCGTGTACGTGAAGGTGTTCGACTCGATCTTCGTCATCGCGCCCAGCATGCCGGGCTCGCGCGTCCGCGTGTCGCCCTCCACCACCAGCACGTTGAAGGTTCCGGTCGGCAGAATCCGCGCCGAACTGATCGTGTCTCCGAACCGTTGCGGGTGGTCGTGGAGGTTCGGGAACTCGAGGCTGAAGTCGCGCGGGCCCAATGCCACGGAGAGCTGAGCCCCCTCGTAGTCTGGGT is drawn from Candidatus Poribacteria bacterium and contains these coding sequences:
- a CDS encoding beta/gamma crystallin family protein, which translates into the protein MAQNPRLIVELFRDKYFQGTKATVIQPVESLATIGMTDVVSSLKVFHGPGASASPNQRAMFYEHAQYQGRRLVLPPGYYPDVHAIPYNFGDIIASINFSPSATITAPQYGWVPLIAEVYQDLNYRGRMATILRDVSYFGEIGMNDSVSSLRVSRGPNFPFAGCRIVFFQNPDYEGAQLSVALGPRDFSLEFPNLHDHPQRFGDTISSARILPTGTFNVLVVEGDTRTREPGMLGAMTKIESNTFTYTHVRINHNLDNYGSPEAHPFSRIAQRLSEFDIIWFTWNAPGHDLGYFLTPADEYAIKEWVKAGGILWASSADDRIFIPEGEQDAQWKGGWLPVERHPARVVNSADVKVWMTREGRRTGLFTWPHRVNLDTIVTDDHWVTTDPTYVILARRDDNQEPIAALLPWGNGFYVLFAIDTRDARAAEAARPLMANALCYLASLAWASSPRQPLRGRQRMVG